From bacterium, a single genomic window includes:
- the coaBC gene encoding bifunctional phosphopantothenoylcysteine decarboxylase/phosphopantothenate--cysteine ligase CoaBC, with amino-acid sequence MSDEAGQLLAGKRILLGICGSVAAYKAADVARDLMRHGADVHVVLTVHGRWFVTPALFEALTGHPVTIDSFDEPEPGKIAHLELPRNTDLFLVAPATAHTMAKFANGLADDMLSTALLANTSPVLLAPAMNPRMWANPATQANVEALRLRGFSFVEPAYGIMACGDEGEGRLADVSDIVSAAQQLLSHSKDMQGKRVLITAGPTREPIDPVRFLGNRSSGKMGYALAKAAKSRGASVTLISGPTALSPEAGIEVVNVETAAQMKEAVEKHFNDCDIFISAAAVSDFRPANYLEAKKKRNGSSWTVELVPNEDIVAAMSSKKKAQIVVGFAAETSDLLENASKKLRSKNLDLIAANDVTEPGSGFETDTNRLTLLYPDGRQDSLPQLPKSQAANRLLDAVLGLKAGK; translated from the coding sequence GTGTCGGACGAAGCAGGTCAATTGTTAGCGGGTAAAAGAATACTTCTTGGAATTTGCGGAAGCGTTGCAGCTTATAAAGCTGCCGATGTTGCCCGTGATCTCATGCGTCATGGGGCAGATGTTCATGTGGTACTCACAGTTCATGGACGATGGTTCGTCACACCTGCGCTTTTTGAGGCGCTGACTGGCCATCCTGTTACAATCGATTCTTTCGACGAGCCAGAGCCAGGTAAGATTGCCCATCTCGAATTGCCACGAAATACCGATCTCTTTCTCGTAGCTCCCGCCACCGCTCATACAATGGCCAAATTCGCGAATGGTCTGGCAGATGATATGCTTTCGACTGCTCTTCTAGCCAATACCTCGCCGGTATTGCTGGCGCCCGCAATGAATCCGAGAATGTGGGCTAATCCTGCTACTCAAGCCAATGTCGAAGCCCTTAGACTACGGGGGTTTTCATTTGTTGAACCAGCCTACGGCATCATGGCTTGCGGCGATGAAGGGGAAGGGAGACTTGCTGATGTGTCTGATATCGTTTCTGCAGCGCAACAGTTACTCTCACATTCCAAGGATATGCAAGGAAAGCGAGTTCTAATCACTGCCGGCCCTACTCGCGAACCAATTGATCCTGTCCGCTTTCTGGGGAACCGTTCATCAGGAAAGATGGGTTATGCTCTCGCCAAAGCTGCGAAGAGCAGAGGAGCATCGGTTACTTTGATATCCGGCCCAACCGCATTATCGCCTGAGGCGGGCATTGAAGTAGTGAATGTCGAGACCGCCGCACAAATGAAGGAAGCTGTCGAAAAGCATTTCAACGATTGCGACATCTTTATCTCAGCTGCCGCAGTAAGCGATTTCCGTCCTGCCAATTATTTAGAGGCCAAGAAAAAGCGCAATGGCTCCTCATGGACTGTTGAGTTAGTGCCCAACGAGGACATAGTTGCGGCTATGAGTTCAAAAAAGAAAGCACAGATAGTCGTTGGCTTTGCAGCCGAGACAAGTGATTTATTAGAAAATGCCTCCAAGAAACTGCGGTCAAAAAACCTCGATCTAATCGCCGCTAACGACGTAACTGAACCAGGATCCGGTTTCGAGACCGACACCAACCGCCTAACTCTGCTCTATCCCGACGGCCGCCAAGATTCCTTACCTCAACTCCCCAAATCCCAAGCCGCCAACCGTCTGCTTGATGCTGTTCTTGGGCTGAAGGCTGGGAAATAG
- the gmk gene encoding guanylate kinase, with amino-acid sequence MASNKGLVIILSGPSGVGKDTLIDKWTTMNRNLARLVTCTTREQRPGERIGVDYHFISEDEFDRMIERNAFLEYKKVMGCHYGSPLEDLQHMSAMGRDVILKIDVQGALEVKTKLPEAVMIFVQPPSLAVLEERLRSRSTENEDQMQLRLKTALKEIDEIPNYDYLVTNDIVDRAVHTLNSILVAEHSRVGRSRSIVSG; translated from the coding sequence TTGGCAAGCAACAAGGGGTTAGTAATTATCCTGTCCGGACCTTCTGGAGTAGGAAAAGACACTCTTATTGATAAGTGGACCACGATGAACCGCAATCTCGCTCGGCTAGTTACGTGCACAACACGCGAGCAACGACCGGGCGAGCGCATTGGTGTAGATTACCACTTTATCAGTGAGGACGAGTTTGATCGTATGATCGAGCGAAATGCCTTTCTTGAATACAAGAAGGTTATGGGCTGCCACTATGGCAGCCCACTTGAAGATCTCCAGCACATGTCGGCGATGGGGCGGGATGTGATTTTAAAGATCGATGTTCAGGGCGCATTAGAAGTCAAAACTAAGCTTCCTGAAGCGGTCATGATTTTCGTTCAACCACCTTCACTGGCAGTTCTTGAAGAGCGTTTAAGAAGCCGAAGCACAGAAAATGAAGATCAGATGCAACTGCGCCTAAAGACCGCTCTAAAAGAAATTGACGAGATACCCAATTATGACTATCTGGTTACAAACGATATAGTGGATCGCGCAGTGCATACTCTGAATTCAATCTTGGTAGCGGAGCATAGCCGTGTCGGACGAAGCAGGTCAATTGTTAGCGGGTAA